In one window of Micromonospora cathayae DNA:
- a CDS encoding fumarylacetoacetate hydrolase family protein — protein MFLARVRTDDDQVVLAAQVTPDTLLRLDALGVVGDDPVAVLREWGAEPLAEKVRQAVAGGGAEGAVLPVGAVRFESPVPRPQKIICVALNYLAHAEEGDQAVPEEPVIFFKPPSSLVGHGATVHCPSRSQRLDYEVELAVVIGSTARDVPAEQWQRVVLGYTVLNDVTARDLQLVAIDKNQPWDHSKGFDTFAPCGPYLVTADEVADPMTLDLTLTVGDEVRQRSNTRHMVFGIPELIEVISHGITLEPGDIIATGTPSGIGPVPHGEVMTATVEGVGTLANPVVYDRQLAPVAG, from the coding sequence ATGTTCCTTGCCCGCGTCCGGACCGACGACGACCAGGTGGTCCTCGCCGCCCAGGTCACCCCCGACACGCTGCTGCGCCTCGACGCGCTGGGCGTCGTGGGCGACGATCCGGTGGCCGTGCTCCGTGAGTGGGGTGCCGAACCGCTTGCCGAGAAGGTGCGGCAGGCGGTGGCCGGCGGCGGTGCCGAGGGCGCCGTACTGCCGGTCGGTGCGGTACGGTTCGAGTCACCGGTGCCCCGTCCGCAGAAGATCATCTGTGTCGCGCTGAACTATCTCGCGCACGCCGAGGAGGGCGACCAGGCCGTCCCCGAGGAACCGGTCATCTTCTTCAAGCCGCCGTCGTCCCTGGTCGGTCACGGTGCGACGGTGCACTGCCCGAGCCGGTCGCAGCGTCTCGACTACGAGGTCGAACTCGCGGTCGTCATCGGCTCCACCGCCCGGGACGTGCCGGCTGAGCAGTGGCAGCGGGTGGTGCTCGGCTACACCGTCCTCAACGACGTGACCGCGCGCGACCTGCAACTGGTGGCGATCGACAAGAACCAGCCCTGGGACCACAGCAAGGGCTTCGACACGTTCGCCCCCTGCGGGCCCTACCTGGTCACCGCCGACGAGGTCGCCGATCCGATGACCCTGGACCTGACCCTCACCGTCGGCGACGAGGTGCGCCAGCGGTCCAACACCCGGCACATGGTGTTCGGGATCCCCGAGCTGATCGAGGTCATCTCGCACGGCATCACGCTGGAACCCGGCGACATCATCGCCACCGGCACCCCGTCCGGGATCGGCCCGGTGCCGCACGGCGAGGTGATGACGGCCACCGTCGAGGGTGTCGGCACCCTCGCCAACCCCGTCGTCTACGACCGTCAGCTCGCCCCGGTGGCGGGCTGA
- a CDS encoding amidohydrolase family protein, with amino-acid sequence MAVDVNVTVGPWPTDDHEQWSTGDVSAHCDRFGLAAVVVRHSVAVRYDPAEGNRRLAAELAAAADPRLLPGYVLGPLDSGEHGAPADLPERLRADGVRAVWLFPRSHGWSLAGPEARSLLGALRRAGLPVLVELDEVDWSEVDELAAAAPELNVVVCGVGYRSLRQLVSVLDRRPSVHVDLSFLASQDGLELLVGRYGPGRLLWASGAPSRDPAGAAYLWRHSDLDGAARAAVAGGNARRLLGLPAAGAPPSVDPGWPAGPGGDVVDAHGHIGAWPSCWVPRESADDLVAAMDRAGTTQAVISDLLGIWADPVAGNARMLAATAGHPGRLYGYLVASPHRPQDEPLLERQLREPAVRGFKVHPHTHECALDDRRYEWIWALARRHGVPVLGHGFAGTWHSDPYLFGAVAERHPDLVLLVGHSGATVEGFRRTIEVCRRHPNVYAETCGSWLTGRWLGRLVDALGPQRVLHGTDACFIDQRYGLGRVHGAALTDHQRALVLAGNARRLLQLPLPPQRLLPQGGN; translated from the coding sequence ATGGCCGTGGACGTCAACGTGACCGTCGGCCCGTGGCCGACCGACGACCACGAGCAGTGGTCGACCGGCGACGTGTCCGCGCACTGCGACCGGTTCGGTCTGGCGGCTGTCGTGGTCCGGCACAGCGTCGCCGTCCGGTACGACCCGGCCGAGGGCAACCGGCGGTTGGCGGCGGAACTGGCCGCCGCCGCCGATCCCCGGCTGCTGCCCGGGTACGTGCTGGGACCGCTCGACAGCGGTGAGCACGGTGCGCCGGCGGACCTGCCGGAGCGGCTGCGCGCCGACGGGGTGCGCGCGGTGTGGCTGTTCCCCCGCAGCCACGGTTGGTCGCTCGCCGGCCCCGAGGCCCGGTCGCTGCTGGGCGCGTTGCGCCGGGCCGGGTTGCCGGTCCTGGTCGAGCTGGACGAGGTCGACTGGTCCGAGGTGGACGAACTGGCCGCCGCCGCACCGGAACTGAACGTGGTGGTCTGCGGGGTGGGCTACCGCAGCCTGCGCCAACTGGTATCCGTGCTCGACCGCCGGCCGTCGGTGCACGTCGACCTGTCGTTCCTGGCCAGTCAGGACGGCCTGGAACTGCTGGTCGGCCGGTACGGCCCCGGCCGCCTGCTGTGGGCCTCCGGTGCGCCGTCGCGGGATCCTGCCGGTGCGGCGTACCTGTGGCGGCACAGCGACCTGGACGGCGCGGCCCGGGCGGCGGTCGCCGGCGGGAACGCCCGCCGGCTGCTGGGGCTCCCGGCCGCCGGAGCACCGCCGTCCGTCGACCCGGGCTGGCCGGCCGGCCCCGGCGGGGACGTCGTCGACGCGCACGGACACATCGGCGCGTGGCCGTCCTGCTGGGTTCCCCGGGAGTCGGCCGACGACCTGGTCGCCGCGATGGACCGGGCCGGGACGACCCAGGCGGTGATCTCGGACCTGCTCGGCATCTGGGCCGATCCGGTCGCCGGCAACGCCCGGATGCTCGCCGCCACGGCCGGCCATCCCGGTCGGCTCTACGGCTACCTGGTGGCCAGCCCGCACCGGCCACAGGACGAGCCTCTGCTGGAGCGGCAACTGCGTGAGCCGGCGGTGCGCGGCTTCAAGGTGCACCCGCACACCCACGAGTGCGCGCTCGACGACCGTCGCTACGAATGGATCTGGGCGCTCGCCCGCCGGCACGGCGTGCCGGTGCTCGGGCACGGCTTCGCCGGTACCTGGCACAGCGACCCGTACCTGTTCGGGGCGGTGGCCGAGCGGCACCCCGACCTGGTGCTGTTGGTGGGACACAGCGGCGCCACCGTGGAGGGCTTCCGGCGCACCATCGAGGTGTGCCGGCGGCACCCGAACGTGTACGCGGAGACCTGCGGCTCCTGGCTCACCGGGCGGTGGCTGGGCCGGCTCGTCGACGCGCTCGGCCCGCAACGGGTGCTGCACGGCACCGACGCCTGCTTCATCGATCAGCGGTACGGCCTCGGACGGGTGCATGGGGCCGCGCTCACCGACCACCAACGCGCCCTCGTTCTCGCCGGCAACGCCCGCCGGTTGTTGCAGCTACCTCTGCCCCCGCAGAGGCTCTTGCCCCAGGGAGGCAACTGA